ACCGCCTCGTCTCAGAATTTCAGTACGTTAGAGACGTATACCGGAACGATCAACGGCGCGCCTGTCAGTTTCACCCTGATCCAGTTCAGCAACCCGCGCTATATCATCGTCACTTCGGGGCAAGCTGCGCTGAATGACACCATCGAAGACACCAGCTTTGGCGGCACCGCATCTTCTACCCCGTATCAGAGCTTGCCGTCTTTCGTGTGCTTCACCACAGGGTCGCTGATCCTGACCCCCACCGGGCAGCGCCAGGTGGAAGAACTGGAACCTGGGGACCCTGTCCTGACCACAGGTGGACGCATCCGCCCGGTGCGCTGGATCGGTCGACGGCATCTGTCGACGCAAAAGCTGCGCTCCTCTCCGCATCTGTGCCCAGTGCGTTTCAAGGCGGGCTGTTTCGGTCCGAACTGCCCCACGCGCGACCTGCTGATGTCGCCGCAACATCGGGTCGCTGTAACCTCAGCGATGATGGAACTGATGCATGGCGAGACCGTGATGTTGGCCCCGGCGAAGGCGTTGATAAATGGGCAAAGCATTGTGCAGGACCCGCCTGAGCAGGGGATCGAATATGTTCACATCCTTTTAGATCAGCATGAGCTGGTGAATGTCGAAGGAATCTGGTCCGAATCCTTTTATCCCGGCGACACGACCCTCAGTGCAATGGCACCTGCCACCCTGCGCAAGTTGTTCGACCTGTTCCCGGACCTGTCCCACGGCGCGACTGGTTACGGACCAACGGTGCTACCGGTCCTTAAACCTTTCGAAGCCGGAATGCTGAAATCAGACCTGAAGGTTCCAAATTGGCGGGTTTACCCAAATGCGCTTAAGAAGGCCGCCTAACTCGGTTTAGTGGGCAACACCACCCGGCCCGTGTTTCAAAACGTGCCATTGGCCATAGCTGTCGTTCAAATCCAGCTTGATCGCCGCGTCTGCGCGCGTTGTAGCGCTGCCGATCTCGGCCACAGAGAACTCGATACCGCCAGGAATATCGATTCGTACGCGATGCGGTCCCCCGCCATGAGGGGCTTCAATGGGGCGACCTGTCGAGCTCAGCACATCGCCGATGGACACACGGGCGGTCCGCTCTTCCATGTTCATTTCGAAATCAATCGGCAGGTAGAGCGTGTCGTGCACCTTTTCGCACATGGCACGGAACACGTACCAATGCGTCGCCATCTCCTCCGTTTCCTCACCGTGAAAGACCTTTTCCAGCGCCGCGCGCTGTGCTGGGGTCGCAGCAGGATCAATGACAACCTGCATTTCTCCGCCGCCCTCGAAAATAGGCCCCGGCCAGGCATAGATCAGCGCGGCCTTGGCACCACCCAGATCAGTGTCACCGAAATACCCTGTGCCAATCTCTAGCACTTCGAAGCCCCGGCAGTTTCCGTGGGTGGGTAGTTCTTCGAATTGGCAAGGGCAGGCATAACCGCAATTGCAGTTTCCGAAGCTTTCTCCTTCAACATACCAATCTGTAAACGCCATGGTTCTCTCCTGCAAAGTACAGTGAAATCCCGATGGCCTTCGCCTGTGGAACAGCCCCCTTGAGCCATACTAGCACGTCCCTGCGCAGATCAGAAATCGACGGCCTGCCATTCAGCGACAACAACTCGAATATGCGATTTATTCTATCACATGACGCCAAATTAGAGTGACCCGATGTGACCGCCGGAACCCTTTCCATGCACCACCAGACACATGATCTAAGCAGGGAAACGTTTTGGAACAAAGGACATGATCATGGTTAGTCGTTTCATCCTGACCTCCGCCGCCCTGATGCTGGGCACAACCGCAGCAACCGCACAAAGCCTGGGTGACGGCACCTATGTTCAGGGCTTTATCGGCTACAGCCAACTGCAAGACAGCGACTTTTCGGGCACAATCGGGGGCGCAACACAATCGGTCGATACAGACTTTGATGCAGGTTTCGGCCTGGGCGTGGCCATTGGTAAAGAGATCCCGCAGTGGTCCAATGACACGATCGGAACACGAATCGAACTGGAGCTTTCCTATCGCGACAGCGACGTGGATGGTGTGAACTTTACCGGCAACGGACCAGCACCAGAAGGCAACATCTCTGGCGACGTTTCGCAAACCTCGCTCTTTGCCAACATCTTGTTCGACTTCAAACAAGCCGGTGCGCTGACCCCGTTTGCAGGGTTTGGTCTGGGTGCCACCTACTCGGATCTGGATTTCGCTTACGGCCCCGGTGTGGCACTGGATGACAGCGACACCGCTCTTGCGGCTCAGGTGATCGCAGGCGTGGCATATGACATCAACCCGTCGACCGCCTTTACCGTAGACGCCCGCTATGCCCGCGCCTTTGACGTATCGTCGGAGCGGCTGGCCCCGAACGGCGCGTTGACGGGCACAGTTGAAGACGATCTGGACACATTCAGCGTGAATTTCGGGCTGCGCTACAAGTTCTGATCGCTTTGGGCGTCAGGTTTCTCTCCGGTTTTCTGCCGCCTTCTAGCCCTCGCACCTCAGGTGCGGGGGCATTCAAGCAACACAACTCACGTCGGATGTAATTTGGATCGCCCTGCCCGTAACAACCGCCTGCTTCATCTGGCCGAAAATACCTTCGGGGGGAATCGTGCCGAAAGGCGCGATGGGGGGCAGACAGCCCCCCCTCTGAACCGGCAACCGATTTAGGACGGCGCCTTGGTTTTGCGCAGATAAGGGAAGATCGTTTCAAACTCGCCGAACTTCTCTTTTGCTTCATCGTTCGACACTGCAGGCGGAATGATCACATCTTCACCCGGTACCCAGTTAGCCGGGGTTGCAACGCCCTTAGCCGACATCTGCAGCCCGTCCAGAGCGCGCAGGATCTCGGCAAAATTCCGACCCACGGTCATTGGATAGGTCATCGACAATTTAAGTTGCTTGTCCGGGCCGATGATAAAAACCGAACGCACAGTTGCGCTGTCAGCCGGAGTGCGACCGTCAGGCAGATAGGCTTCTGCGGGCAACATGTCGAAGGCTTTGGACACAGCCAAACCGTCATCGGCGATGATCGGGAAACCGGGGTTGGCCTTGCCGTATTCTTCGATGTCCTTCTTCCACTTCTTGTGGTCTTCGACCCCATCGACCGATACGCCGATCACTTTGGTGTTGCGCGCGGCCCATTCGTCATTCAGTTGCGCAACAGCCGAAAACTCGGTGGTGCAAACAGGGGTGAAATCCTTTGGGTGCGAGAACAAAATAGCCCAGCTGTCGCCGATCCAGTCGTGAAACTGAACGGTGCCCTGATCCGTTTCTGCTGTAAAATTTGGGACGGTATCGTTGATGCGCAAACCCATGGGGCATCTCCTTTCCTGTTAAAAACCTGAGTCGGTTGCTTGGAACCTAGTCACTTTGCGCGCAGGTTAAACCATCCCCTGCGCTCAGGGATACGGAATTCGACCGCGTTAAAGGAAAATAATTTGATCAAATTCGCTATTGCTCGATCTTGGTATGGCTGCCAGAGTATGCGCTGACAACTGGGTTAGTGCCGATCCATCAGGAGGATTCACGATGATCGAAAAGCGGGATTTTTACATCAACGGTCAGTGGGTCTCTCCTTCGTCGCCCAATGATTTTCAAGTGATCAACCCTTCGACCGAGGAACCCTGTGCTGTGATTTCACTGGGTGATGAAGCCGACACAAATGCGGCTGTTGCAGCGGCCAAAGCCGCGCTGCCCGGTTGGATGGCGACTCCGGTGGAAACCCGCATTGCGCTGGTGGAAAAACTAATCGAACTTTACGCGACGCGTTCCGAGGATCTGGCGCAAGCCATGTCACTTGAGATGGGTGCACCGATTGATCTGGCCCGTTCGGCGCAGGCCGGGGCGGGTATCTACCACCTGAAAAACTTCATCCGCGCCGCCAAGGCGTTTGAGTTCGAACGCCCGTTGGGCGACCACGCCCCCAATGATCGCATCATCTATGAGGCGGTCGGCGTCGCCGCCCTAATCACGCCGTGGAACTGGCCGATGAATCAGATCACGCTCAAGGTCGGTGCGGCTGCAATTGCGGGTTGTACCATGGTGCTGAAACCATCAGAACAAAGCCCGCTGAACGCGATGATCTTTGCCGAGATGATGGATGAGGCAGGCTTTCCGCCCGGCGTGTTCAATCTGGTTAACGGTGACGGGGTGGGCGTTGGTTCGCAACTTTCCGGCCATCCAGATGTGGATATGGTCAGCTTTACCGGCTCGACCCGTGCTGGTACCGCGATTTCGAAGAACGCTGCAGAGACACTCAAGAAAGTGCATCTGGAATTGGGCGGAAAAGGCGCGAATGTGATCTTTGAGGATGCAGATGACAAGGCCGTCAAACGCGGTGTGCTGCACATGATGCAAAACACGGGCCAAAGCTGTAATGCACCCAGCCGGATGCTGGTGCAGCGCCCGATTTACGACAAGGCGGT
The genomic region above belongs to Ruegeria sp. HKCCD4315 and contains:
- a CDS encoding Hint domain-containing protein: MATITVYEISADPFSTRNVDITAAYSVEVTDNDAILDDPDPDSTQLDLSGLPGFTASSQNFSTLETYTGTINGAPVSFTLIQFSNPRYIIVTSGQAALNDTIEDTSFGGTASSTPYQSLPSFVCFTTGSLILTPTGQRQVEELEPGDPVLTTGGRIRPVRWIGRRHLSTQKLRSSPHLCPVRFKAGCFGPNCPTRDLLMSPQHRVAVTSAMMELMHGETVMLAPAKALINGQSIVQDPPEQGIEYVHILLDQHELVNVEGIWSESFYPGDTTLSAMAPATLRKLFDLFPDLSHGATGYGPTVLPVLKPFEAGMLKSDLKVPNWRVYPNALKKAA
- a CDS encoding outer membrane protein; the encoded protein is MVSRFILTSAALMLGTTAATAQSLGDGTYVQGFIGYSQLQDSDFSGTIGGATQSVDTDFDAGFGLGVAIGKEIPQWSNDTIGTRIELELSYRDSDVDGVNFTGNGPAPEGNISGDVSQTSLFANILFDFKQAGALTPFAGFGLGATYSDLDFAYGPGVALDDSDTALAAQVIAGVAYDINPSTAFTVDARYARAFDVSSERLAPNGALTGTVEDDLDTFSVNFGLRYKF
- a CDS encoding DUF1326 domain-containing protein codes for the protein MAFTDWYVEGESFGNCNCGYACPCQFEELPTHGNCRGFEVLEIGTGYFGDTDLGGAKAALIYAWPGPIFEGGGEMQVVIDPAATPAQRAALEKVFHGEETEEMATHWYVFRAMCEKVHDTLYLPIDFEMNMEERTARVSIGDVLSSTGRPIEAPHGGGPHRVRIDIPGGIEFSVAEIGSATTRADAAIKLDLNDSYGQWHVLKHGPGGVAH
- a CDS encoding aldehyde dehydrogenase family protein; this encodes MIEKRDFYINGQWVSPSSPNDFQVINPSTEEPCAVISLGDEADTNAAVAAAKAALPGWMATPVETRIALVEKLIELYATRSEDLAQAMSLEMGAPIDLARSAQAGAGIYHLKNFIRAAKAFEFERPLGDHAPNDRIIYEAVGVAALITPWNWPMNQITLKVGAAAIAGCTMVLKPSEQSPLNAMIFAEMMDEAGFPPGVFNLVNGDGVGVGSQLSGHPDVDMVSFTGSTRAGTAISKNAAETLKKVHLELGGKGANVIFEDADDKAVKRGVLHMMQNTGQSCNAPSRMLVQRPIYDKAVETATEVANMVKVGPAIEEGRHIGPVVNEVQWTKIQDLIQKGIDEGARLVAGGTGRPEGLNKGYYVRPTVFADANNQMTIAREEIFGPVLTMIPFDTEEEAIEIANDTPYGLTNYVQTQDGARANRMARVLRSGMVEMNGQSRSAGSPFGGMKQSGNGREGGVFGLEDFLEVKAVGGWAAE
- a CDS encoding peroxiredoxin; the encoded protein is MGLRINDTVPNFTAETDQGTVQFHDWIGDSWAILFSHPKDFTPVCTTEFSAVAQLNDEWAARNTKVIGVSVDGVEDHKKWKKDIEEYGKANPGFPIIADDGLAVSKAFDMLPAEAYLPDGRTPADSATVRSVFIIGPDKQLKLSMTYPMTVGRNFAEILRALDGLQMSAKGVATPANWVPGEDVIIPPAVSNDEAKEKFGEFETIFPYLRKTKAPS